The Silvibacterium dinghuense DNA segment TCTCGTTGAACTCAGCATCGATAACATCATCGTGATTGCCGCTCGACGTTGCCCCGACTCCCGCGCCTTCCGACGCAGTCGACTGACTGTGCGCTGCCGATGCCAAACCGTGAGCCATCTGCTGGAGATCGCCAGTAATCTGGCGCAATTTCGCAAGATCGGACGAGCCTTCTTTCACCAGTTGGCGTACGGAGTGGATCAGCTCTTCTGCCCGGGCCTTTTCGTTCTGCGGTGCTTTATCTCCCAGGTCCTGAATCTGTTTCTCCACCTGGTATGCAGTCGCGTCTGCCGTGTTTCGAACTTCGACCTCTTCACGACGCCGCTTGTCCTCTTCCGAGTGCTGCTGGGCATCGGCCACCATGCGATCGATCTCATCTTTGCTGAGCTGAGTCGATCCGCTGATCGTCACCTTCTGTTCTTTCCCCGTATCCTTGTCTTTCGCAGTAACGGTCAGAATACCGTTGGCGTCGATATCGAAGCTGACTTCCACCTGCGGAGTTCCTCGAGGCCCGGGACGAATGCCTTCAAGCCGGAAGTTCCCGAGCGTCCTATTGTCGCGCGCGAGCTCCCGTTCGCCCTGGAGCACGTGGACATCTACAGCGGTTTGATTGTCATCCGCGGTTGAGAAGACCTCGGACTTCCGCGCGGGGATGGTGGTATTGCGCTCGATCAGCTTGGTCATGACGCCACCTAGCGTTTCCAGACCCACTGAAAGCGGAGTCACATCGAGAAGCACCACACCTTTGACTTCACCCGCAAGGACGCCAGCCTGAATCGCAGCTCCGATCGCCACGACTTCGTCCGGGTTGACCGATTCGTTCGGCTCTTTTCCTCCTGTCAGACGGCGGACCAGCGCCTGCACTGCCGGAATGCGCGTGGAGCCGCCAACCAGGATCACTTCGTGGACCTCTTTCTCCGCAATGCCCGCATCCTTCAGGGCCTGCTTGACCGGGCCGATGCAGCGCTCCACAAGATCAGAGGTCAATTGATCGAACTTGGCACGCGTAAGCTTCATTTCCAGATGCTTCGGTCCGGTGGCATCCGCTGTAACAAAAGGAAGGCTGATGGTGGTCTCCAGTACAGACGACAGTTCAATCTTTGCCTTCTCCGCAGCGTCCGTCAGACGCTGCAAGGCCTGACGGTCCTTTCTCAAATCAATCCCCTGTTCGCGCTGAAACTCTTCCGCAAGCCAGTCCACAATGCGCTTATCGAAATCGTCTCCGCCCAGGTGGGTGTCGCCAGCCGTCGAACGCACCTCGAATACTCCGTCCCCAACGTCGAGGATCGAGACATCGAAGGTTCCTCCACCGAGATCGAAGACCAGGATCGTTTCGTTTGTCTTCTTCTCGAGCCCGTAAGCCAGCGCAGCTGCGGTCGGCTCATTAATAATCCTGAGCACATTCAGTCCTGCGATCTTGCCGGCGTCTTTCGTCGCCTGCCGCTGGGCATCATTAAAGTAGGCCGGGACGGTGATCACCGCATCGGTAACCTTCTCCCCCAGATACTTGGCCGCATCATCAACCAACCGACGCAGCACGATGGCCGAGATTTCCTCCGGCGAATACTCCTTGCCCTGAATCACAAAGCGAACGGCATCGTTCGGTCCGGCCACTACCTTATAGGGAACGTTCTTGATCTCGGACTGCACCTCGGAGAAGCGTCGCCCGATGAATCGCTTGGCCGAATAAATCGTGTTCTCCGGATTCAGCACGGCCTGACGCCTCGCCATTTGCCCGACGAGACGCTCGCCCGTCTTGGTAAACCCCACAACAGAAGGAGTCAGGCGGCTTCCTTCATTGTTGATGATGACCGTTGGTTTCGCGCCTTCCATCACCGCGACGACGGAGTTGGTCGTTCCCAAATCTATGCCTACTGCTTTTGCCATGACATCCTACCTCGCATGCTTCAAAGTTGGGGTCGCTTGGGTATTTCTGAAGGAGGCTGATAGCCAACAACGGCCCAGTTCCATCACGCCCACTCTGGGTTTGCGCGAGGACTGCTGGAGACCTGTCAGCGATGGTAGAGTCCGGCTGAAAGCGCGGCAATTATATCTTTATATAAGAGGTATGAAGCAATGACAGTGCTGATGCAGAGAGCGATCCGCTCTGCGTTCACGCTGCATGGATCCCGTTGCTCTGCTGTATGGATCTGGTGAACATAGAGAAGCCACGACATCGCATCAGTTCTTGCTGTAGTTTCGACGATCAGGGCAATCGCATCAGTTCTTGAGCGGCCGGAGAAATCTCCTCAAGTAAGGCGCCGTACGTCCTGCGCCATCCGCAACGCTCCATGGAGTTCCCTGGGCGACGATCTTTCCTCCCTCGTCACCGGCTCCTGGACCGATATCGATAACCCAGTCGCTGCTGGCTACGACATACATATCCTGCTCCACGAGGACCACCGTATTGCCAAGATCGATGAGCCGGTTCAATGGAACGAGCAGCCGTTCCACATCCGCGGGATGCAGACCCGTAGTCGGCTCGTCGAGGACGTACAGGGTGTCGCCCCGTTGCGGACGCTGTAGTTCTGTTGCCAGCTTGATGCGCTGCGCCTCACCGCCAGACAGTTCTGTGGCCGGCTGTCCCAGCCGTAAATAGCCCAGTCCCACTTCCAGCAGAAAATTCAGCGAGCGAGCAATCGCCAGTTCCGCCTGAAAGAATTCCGCTGCGCTGACCACAGTCATATTCAAAACATCCGCAATGCTCTTGTCATGAAATGTAACTTCGAGCGTCTCTGCATTGAAGCGCGCACCATGGCACGTGGGACAAGGCGAGTACACGCTAGGCAGAAACAGCAGCTCCACCATGACAAAGCCCTCGCCTTGGCATGTCTCGCAACGGCCCTTGGCGACATTGAACGAAAAGCGGCCCGCGTCGTATCCGCGGGCTCGCGCCATCTCCGTCTCTGCGAACAACTTTCTCACGTGATCGAACAGTCCGGTATAGGTAGCCATGTTCGATCGCGGTGTGCGTCCGATGGGCCTTTGATCCACGCGCACGAGCCGTTTGACAGACCTGGCACCTTCAACTATGCGGCCTTCTGTCTTGGATGCAGGAGCTACATCCACGTCCTCCTCATCCGGCTCACTCGCCTCCATCGCCTGCCCCAGAGATTCACTGACCAGATCCACCAGCACCTGGCTCACAAGCGTCGACTTCCCTGAACCGGATACGCCTGTGACCGAGGTAAGAACACCCAGAGGAAAGGCCACATCCAGCCCGTGAAGATTGTTCCGCGTAATGCCCTTCAGACGCAGCCAGCCTTTGGGCGACCGCGGATCATGCGTCGAAGGCTGAAACCGGCCGAAAACATATCTTGCTGTTTGCGAGGCCGGGAGATCGACCAGCCCGTGCGGCTCACCACTATAAAGAATCTCACCGCCATTGCTACCGGCCCCTGGGCCAACGTCTACGATCCAGTCCGCATGCTCGATCACATCGATCTCATGCTCGACCACGAAGAGAGAGTTGCCTGCGCGCTTCAATGCATCCAAAGCGCGCAGCAATGTCTGAGTATCGGCGGGATGCAACCCTGCAGACGGCTCATCGAGCACATAGATAACACCAAACAGGTTTGAATGCAGCTGCGTCGCCAGTCGCACGCGCTGCAGTTCGCCGGGCGAAAGCGTGGCGGTATTGCGCTCAAGAGAAAGATAGCCAACGCCCAGATCGACGAGCGCATCCAGTCGCGAAACAATATCCTTGGTGATGGTCCTAGCGGTTTCTATCTTCTCGGCGGTATGCGACGGCTCGAAGATTTCGCCCGACGCATAGCGCATCAACTGCGAGCGGGTTGCCTTCAGCGACTGATTGCCCATCTGCGCAATGTTCAATCCCGCAAAGGTCACCTCCAGAGCATCGGCTCGCAGGCGCTCGCCATGGCAGGATGGGCACTCCGTGCTCAGCATAAAGGCCGAAACACGCTTCTTCATCATCGCGCTGTGCGATTTGGTGAATGTCTCCATCACGTAGCGCCGGGCGCTGGTGAATGTGCCTTGATAGCTGGGCTCCATTTTTGCCCGCAGCGCGCGTCGCGTCTCGGCAGGCGTAAGCCCCGCGTAAACAGGTACAGTCGGCTGATCTTCCGTGAAAAGAATCCACTGCCGGTCCTTATCGGAAAGATTCTTCCAAGAGCGGTCCACGTCGTAGCCCAGCGTAACGAGAATGTCGCGAAGATTCTGCCCCTGCCAGGCGGTGGGCCAGGCGGCCACTGCCCGCTCACGGATAGTAAGCGAGGGGTCGGGCACCATCGACTCCTCGGTGACTTCGTAAATGCGGCCCTGCCCGTGGCAGACAGGACACGCGCCCTCGGGGAGATTGTATGTAAAGGACTCCGCATAGAGCATCGGCCGGCCCTTTCGGTAATGACCAGCGCGGGAATAGAGCATGCGGAACAAGTTTGAAATCGTGGTTACACTGCCGACGGAGGAGCGTGTGGTGGGCGTGCCGCGCTGCTGTTGCAGCGCAATCGCGGGCGGCAAACCGTCGATCCTGTCCACATCGGGAACGCCGAGTTGATGAAACAAACGGCGTACATAGGGTGAGACCGATTCGAGATAGCGCCGCTGCGCCTCCGCATACAGAGTCCCAAACGCGAGCGATGACTTGCCCGAACCAGACACCCCCGTAAACACCACCAGCGCATCACGCGGGATATCGACATCCACCGATTTCAGATTGTGTTCCCGTGCCCCGCGGACGCAAACGAAACCTGCACGCGACATATCTTCTCTCCGAACTGTTCAATATCTTTTTAGGTTCCGTGCCATTCACGTTCCGGATGCTTCAGATATGTGCGGTCAATGCATCTAGATGCCTGTGAAACGCCTGGAAATCCCAACTGGCGCGAGAGGGTTCATCCCTCACTCACCGAGGGAATAACGATCTTTCCAATGACGTGACACGT contains these protein-coding regions:
- the dnaK gene encoding molecular chaperone DnaK, giving the protein MAKAVGIDLGTTNSVVAVMEGAKPTVIINNEGSRLTPSVVGFTKTGERLVGQMARRQAVLNPENTIYSAKRFIGRRFSEVQSEIKNVPYKVVAGPNDAVRFVIQGKEYSPEEISAIVLRRLVDDAAKYLGEKVTDAVITVPAYFNDAQRQATKDAGKIAGLNVLRIINEPTAAALAYGLEKKTNETILVFDLGGGTFDVSILDVGDGVFEVRSTAGDTHLGGDDFDKRIVDWLAEEFQREQGIDLRKDRQALQRLTDAAEKAKIELSSVLETTISLPFVTADATGPKHLEMKLTRAKFDQLTSDLVERCIGPVKQALKDAGIAEKEVHEVILVGGSTRIPAVQALVRRLTGGKEPNESVNPDEVVAIGAAIQAGVLAGEVKGVVLLDVTPLSVGLETLGGVMTKLIERNTTIPARKSEVFSTADDNQTAVDVHVLQGERELARDNRTLGNFRLEGIRPGPRGTPQVEVSFDIDANGILTVTAKDKDTGKEQKVTISGSTQLSKDEIDRMVADAQQHSEEDKRRREEVEVRNTADATAYQVEKQIQDLGDKAPQNEKARAEELIHSVRQLVKEGSSDLAKLRQITGDLQQMAHGLASAAHSQSTASEGAGVGATSSGNHDDVIDAEFNETK
- the uvrA gene encoding excinuclease ABC subunit UvrA, with translation MSRAGFVCVRGAREHNLKSVDVDIPRDALVVFTGVSGSGKSSLAFGTLYAEAQRRYLESVSPYVRRLFHQLGVPDVDRIDGLPPAIALQQQRGTPTTRSSVGSVTTISNLFRMLYSRAGHYRKGRPMLYAESFTYNLPEGACPVCHGQGRIYEVTEESMVPDPSLTIRERAVAAWPTAWQGQNLRDILVTLGYDVDRSWKNLSDKDRQWILFTEDQPTVPVYAGLTPAETRRALRAKMEPSYQGTFTSARRYVMETFTKSHSAMMKKRVSAFMLSTECPSCHGERLRADALEVTFAGLNIAQMGNQSLKATRSQLMRYASGEIFEPSHTAEKIETARTITKDIVSRLDALVDLGVGYLSLERNTATLSPGELQRVRLATQLHSNLFGVIYVLDEPSAGLHPADTQTLLRALDALKRAGNSLFVVEHEIDVIEHADWIVDVGPGAGSNGGEILYSGEPHGLVDLPASQTARYVFGRFQPSTHDPRSPKGWLRLKGITRNNLHGLDVAFPLGVLTSVTGVSGSGKSTLVSQVLVDLVSESLGQAMEASEPDEEDVDVAPASKTEGRIVEGARSVKRLVRVDQRPIGRTPRSNMATYTGLFDHVRKLFAETEMARARGYDAGRFSFNVAKGRCETCQGEGFVMVELLFLPSVYSPCPTCHGARFNAETLEVTFHDKSIADVLNMTVVSAAEFFQAELAIARSLNFLLEVGLGYLRLGQPATELSGGEAQRIKLATELQRPQRGDTLYVLDEPTTGLHPADVERLLVPLNRLIDLGNTVVLVEQDMYVVASSDWVIDIGPGAGDEGGKIVAQGTPWSVADGAGRTAPYLRRFLRPLKN